From a region of the Mycobacterium intracellulare ATCC 13950 genome:
- a CDS encoding lipid droplet-associated protein — protein MATAPYGVRLLVGAATVAVEETIRLPKTILMYPMTLASQAAHIVMRFQQNLAELVIKGDSTLESIFPPKDEKPEWATFDEDVDDAIDGAYATVTDGGEGERRAEGRFALYSVADAHEDASALTKPARPSKKPAAGASVSQPAVATELDYSALTLAQLRARLQSLSVDELEDLLAYEQATKGRAPFQTLLANRITRANAK, from the coding sequence ATGGCTACTGCACCGTATGGGGTTCGGCTGCTGGTCGGCGCGGCGACGGTCGCCGTTGAGGAGACCATCAGGCTGCCGAAAACCATCCTGATGTACCCGATGACACTGGCCAGTCAGGCGGCGCACATCGTGATGCGCTTCCAGCAAAACCTCGCCGAGCTGGTGATCAAGGGGGACAGCACCCTCGAGTCGATTTTCCCGCCCAAGGACGAGAAGCCGGAATGGGCGACGTTCGACGAGGACGTGGACGACGCGATCGACGGGGCTTATGCCACGGTGACCGACGGCGGCGAGGGCGAACGCCGGGCCGAGGGACGGTTCGCGCTGTACTCGGTGGCCGACGCGCACGAAGATGCCAGCGCGCTGACCAAACCCGCCCGCCCATCGAAGAAGCCGGCGGCCGGCGCGTCGGTCTCGCAGCCGGCGGTGGCCACCGAGCTGGACTACTCGGCGCTGACGTTGGCCCAGCTACGGGCCCGTCTGCAATCGCTGAGCGTGGATGAACTCGAAGACCTGCTGGCCTACGAGCAGGCGACCAAGGGCCGCGCCCCGTTCCAGACGTTGCTCGCCAACAGGATCACCCGCGCGAACGCGAAGTGA
- the xseA gene encoding exodeoxyribonuclease VII large subunit produces MTRANTSEPNSAENPFPVRAVAIRVAGWIDKLGTVWVEGQLAQVSMRPDSKTVFMVLRDPAADMSLSVTCPRDLVLNAPVKLAEGTQVVVCGKPSFYTGRGTFSLRLSEIRAVGVGELLARIDRLRRLLDAEGLFDPRLKRPIPFLPNMIGLITGRASAAERDVRTVAAARWPAVRFAVRNTAVQGPSAVAQIVDALRELDRDADVDVIVLARGGGSVEDLLPFSDETLCRAIAACRTPVISAVGHEPDNPLCDLVADLRAATPTDAAKKVVPDTAAEQRLIDDLRRRSAQALRNWVSREQRDLAQIRSRPVLAEPLTALKARAEEIHRARSAIRRDITRLAATETERIGHLSARLATLGPAATLARGYAVVQSVGPAESRVLRSVDDAPAGTRLRVRVADGAVAAVSEGPADGP; encoded by the coding sequence GTGACCCGAGCCAATACGTCCGAACCGAATTCCGCGGAAAACCCTTTTCCGGTGCGCGCGGTGGCGATCCGGGTGGCCGGCTGGATCGACAAGCTGGGCACCGTCTGGGTGGAGGGTCAGCTCGCCCAGGTCTCGATGCGGCCCGATTCCAAGACCGTGTTCATGGTGCTGCGTGACCCCGCCGCCGACATGTCGCTGAGCGTGACGTGCCCGCGCGACCTGGTGCTGAATGCGCCGGTGAAATTGGCCGAGGGTACGCAGGTGGTGGTGTGCGGCAAGCCCTCGTTCTACACCGGTCGCGGCACATTTTCGTTGCGGCTCAGCGAGATTCGCGCGGTGGGGGTCGGAGAGCTGCTGGCACGCATCGATCGGCTGCGCAGGCTGTTGGACGCCGAAGGGCTCTTCGATCCGCGGCTCAAGCGCCCAATCCCCTTCCTGCCCAACATGATCGGCCTGATCACCGGCCGGGCGAGCGCGGCCGAGCGCGACGTGAGAACGGTGGCGGCGGCCCGCTGGCCTGCGGTGCGTTTCGCGGTGCGCAACACGGCGGTCCAGGGGCCCAGCGCGGTTGCGCAGATCGTCGACGCCCTACGTGAGCTCGACCGCGACGCCGACGTCGACGTCATCGTCCTCGCCCGCGGCGGCGGCAGCGTCGAGGACCTGTTGCCGTTTTCCGACGAGACGCTGTGCCGCGCGATCGCGGCGTGCCGCACCCCGGTGATCAGCGCCGTCGGCCACGAACCCGACAACCCGCTGTGCGATCTGGTCGCCGATCTGCGTGCGGCCACCCCGACAGACGCGGCCAAAAAGGTGGTTCCCGACACCGCGGCCGAACAGCGGCTGATCGACGACCTGCGCCGGCGCAGCGCACAGGCGTTGCGCAACTGGGTATCTCGCGAGCAACGTGACCTGGCCCAGATACGCAGCCGCCCGGTGCTCGCCGAGCCACTGACGGCGCTGAAGGCACGCGCGGAGGAGATTCACCGCGCCCGGTCGGCGATTCGCCGCGACATCACCCGGCTGGCCGCCACTGAAACCGAACGGATCGGCCATCTGAGCGCGCGGCTGGCGACGCTGGGCCCGGCGGCCACATTGGCGCGCGGCTATGCGGTCGTGCAATCGGTCGGTCCCGCCGAGAGCCGGGTGCTGCGTTCGGTCGACGACGCGCCGGCGGGCACCCGCTTGCGGGTGCGGGTGGCCGACGGCGCCGTGGCCGCCGTCAGCGAGGGGCCGGCCGATGGCCCGTAA
- a CDS encoding exodeoxyribonuclease VII small subunit, translating into MARKNDAGEGPAEPEGTESITPISQLGYEACRDELIEVVRLLEQGGLDLDASLQLWERGEQLAKRCEEHLAGARKRIEDALASGDADDA; encoded by the coding sequence ATGGCCCGTAAGAATGACGCCGGGGAGGGCCCCGCCGAGCCGGAGGGGACCGAATCCATTACACCTATTAGTCAGCTGGGCTACGAAGCGTGCCGGGACGAACTGATCGAGGTCGTGCGGCTGCTGGAGCAGGGCGGGCTGGACCTCGATGCGTCGCTGCAGCTATGGGAACGAGGCGAACAGCTGGCCAAACGCTGCGAGGAACATTTAGCTGGCGCCCGCAAGCGGATCGAGGACGCGCTCGCCTCCGGCGACGCCGACGACGCCTGA